From a region of the Sulfoacidibacillus ferrooxidans genome:
- a CDS encoding glucose-6-phosphate isomerase codes for MIHIFEWADSFVGKSEIELQRPFIERIHSMLLKGTGAGHEYLGWLHLPSEFNQDELQRIKKAGRKIAQQADVLVVIGIGGSYLGAKAALNVLQHSFQDLLPSHKKPMHVIFAGQNMSGTYLQELLEILDNHEVAINVISKSGTTTEPALAFRVLKQYMEQRYGVTEAALRIYATTDAARGALRALADQAGYETFVIPDDVGGRFSVLTPVGLLPLAAAGIDIDAMLEGARIAELELNEPDVFKNPAYAYAALRQIVRSKGKEIELFVTYEPGMHYVGEWWKQLFGESEGKDGKGLFPASADFSTDLHSLGQFVQDGTRSLMETVIRIKHTRKTLSIEAVEQDMDGLNYLAGKTFSDVNDTALEATMLAHQTGGVPTIGLELEDMSEKSLGYLFYFFEKAVAVSAYLSGVNPFDQPGVEMYKTNMFTMLGKPGYDKEGSTS; via the coding sequence ATGATTCATATATTTGAATGGGCAGATTCATTTGTAGGGAAATCCGAAATTGAATTACAACGTCCATTTATTGAAAGGATTCATTCAATGCTTTTGAAAGGAACGGGTGCAGGACACGAATATCTTGGATGGTTGCATCTACCAAGTGAATTCAATCAAGATGAGTTGCAACGAATAAAGAAAGCGGGAAGAAAGATAGCACAGCAGGCAGATGTACTGGTGGTTATCGGAATCGGAGGTTCTTACCTTGGTGCAAAGGCGGCACTGAATGTACTACAACATTCATTTCAAGACTTACTGCCAAGTCATAAAAAGCCTATGCATGTTATTTTTGCAGGACAGAACATGAGCGGGACGTATCTTCAAGAATTACTCGAGATTTTAGATAATCACGAGGTGGCGATTAATGTCATTTCAAAATCGGGTACAACGACAGAACCTGCACTTGCTTTTCGCGTACTCAAGCAATATATGGAGCAACGCTATGGGGTGACTGAAGCAGCTTTAAGGATTTATGCTACTACAGATGCTGCTCGCGGAGCGCTACGCGCTCTTGCAGATCAAGCAGGGTATGAAACGTTTGTTATTCCTGATGACGTTGGAGGCCGTTTTTCTGTACTCACACCGGTAGGATTATTACCGTTAGCTGCAGCTGGGATTGATATAGATGCTATGCTAGAAGGTGCGCGTATAGCAGAACTGGAACTCAATGAGCCAGATGTGTTTAAAAATCCTGCTTATGCGTATGCAGCATTGCGGCAGATTGTAAGAAGCAAAGGTAAAGAGATCGAACTATTTGTCACGTATGAACCTGGAATGCACTACGTGGGTGAGTGGTGGAAGCAACTTTTCGGAGAGAGTGAAGGTAAGGATGGGAAAGGGCTATTTCCTGCAAGTGCAGACTTTTCCACTGATCTGCATTCGTTAGGGCAATTCGTTCAAGATGGCACTCGGTCGTTGATGGAGACTGTGATAAGAATTAAACATACACGAAAAACATTATCGATTGAAGCTGTAGAACAAGACATGGATGGATTGAATTATTTGGCAGGAAAAACATTTTCAGATGTGAATGATACAGCTCTTGAGGCGACTATGCTGGCACATCAGACAGGTGGTGTTCCGACGATTGGATTAGAGTTGGAAGATATGTCTGAGAAATCATTAGGGTATTTATTTTATTTTTTCGAGAAGGCAGTAGCAGTTAGTGCCTATCTTTCAGGTGTAAATCCATTTGATCAACCAGGTGTCGAGATGTATAAAACAAATATGTTCACGATGTTAGGTAAGCCTGGTTATGATAAAGAAGGTTCCACATCATGA
- a CDS encoding cysteine hydrolase family protein encodes MKRAYLVVDMTNDFIEEDGALTCGRAGQIIVQPILHALELAYEQKELIVFACDAHAVNDPEFALWPAHCVEGTSGAQLVSELHHFYEHYKGEHVRFLPKTKYDAFYDTALEQWLLDEEIREVVICGVCTSICCYATASGAYYRGYRVYIDPNLMADLTETAHDFALQHMQNVLKAQLVEK; translated from the coding sequence ATGAAGCGCGCCTATCTTGTTGTCGATATGACCAATGACTTTATCGAAGAGGATGGGGCGCTCACATGTGGTAGGGCTGGACAGATCATCGTCCAGCCTATCTTGCATGCGCTTGAACTGGCTTATGAGCAAAAGGAATTGATTGTTTTTGCTTGTGATGCACATGCTGTCAATGATCCGGAATTTGCATTATGGCCTGCTCATTGTGTTGAAGGCACATCTGGTGCTCAGTTAGTTAGTGAACTACATCACTTTTATGAGCATTATAAAGGAGAACATGTGCGGTTTTTGCCAAAGACAAAGTACGATGCATTTTATGATACTGCTTTAGAACAGTGGTTACTAGACGAAGAGATAAGGGAAGTTGTCATTTGCGGTGTATGTACATCAATCTGTTGTTATGCCACAGCTTCTGGTGCGTACTATCGAGGATATCGAGTGTATATTGACCCAAATTTAATGGCAGATCTAACTGAAACAGCACATGACTTTGCATTGCAACACATGCAAAATGTTCTAAAAGCACAACTTGTGGAGAAGTGA
- the fabG gene encoding 3-oxoacyl-ACP reductase FabG has protein sequence MTVTHRIAVVTGSGRGIGAETAKQLAQHGAKVVVSDVTMALTEETVHAIQEAGGEAIGVAADVSQRSQVEALFSTAMERFGRVDILVNNAGIIRDNLVYKMTDEDFDAVLNVHLKGTFLCSQAAQKVMVPNQYGRIINFSSTSALGNRGQVNYSAAKAGIQGMTKTLSYELGRYGITCNAVAPGFIETDMTRATAARMGVDFEALKAAAAKEAAVLRVGVPADVAHAVLFFAADESSFITGQVLYVKGGA, from the coding sequence ATGACAGTTACTCATCGCATTGCAGTTGTTACTGGTTCTGGAAGAGGCATTGGTGCAGAAACTGCGAAACAGTTGGCACAACATGGCGCTAAAGTTGTCGTGAGTGATGTGACTATGGCATTAACGGAAGAGACAGTACATGCGATTCAAGAAGCGGGCGGCGAAGCCATTGGGGTTGCTGCTGATGTATCACAACGCAGTCAAGTAGAAGCATTATTTTCCACTGCTATGGAGAGGTTTGGTAGAGTTGATATTCTGGTTAATAATGCTGGAATTATCCGCGATAACTTAGTATATAAGATGACAGATGAAGATTTTGATGCTGTATTAAATGTTCATTTAAAGGGCACTTTTTTGTGTTCTCAAGCAGCTCAAAAAGTGATGGTTCCTAATCAATACGGGCGTATTATTAATTTTTCCTCTACTTCTGCACTTGGCAATCGCGGACAGGTAAACTATTCGGCAGCAAAAGCAGGTATTCAAGGGATGACGAAGACTCTCTCATATGAGTTGGGACGTTATGGTATAACATGTAATGCTGTGGCGCCAGGTTTTATTGAAACGGACATGACGCGTGCGACAGCTGCGCGGATGGGCGTGGATTTTGAGGCATTAAAGGCAGCTGCAGCAAAAGAAGCTGCTGTGCTTCGAGTTGGTGTGCCGGCAGATGTGGCGCATGCAGTGCTGTTCTTTGCAGCAGATGAGTCCTCATTTATAACGGGACAAGTTTTATATGTTAAAGGTGGTGCATGA
- a CDS encoding MaoC/PaaZ C-terminal domain-containing protein, which yields MKRQVEVGMELPELVKGPVTHTDLVKYSGASGDYNPIHTVESFAKAVGLGGVIAHGMLTMAYVGQLLTDYASNDADLVDYGVRFRSMVRPGDTITCKGTIVKVEPSDKGMLAYIQVQALTQNNEVVIKGNATLRFDR from the coding sequence ATGAAGCGACAAGTAGAAGTCGGCATGGAACTTCCAGAACTCGTAAAAGGTCCTGTTACACATACAGATTTGGTAAAGTACTCTGGTGCATCTGGGGATTATAATCCCATTCATACAGTCGAATCTTTTGCTAAAGCAGTTGGACTAGGTGGAGTGATTGCACACGGCATGTTGACTATGGCGTATGTTGGTCAGTTGCTCACTGATTATGCTTCAAATGATGCAGATCTTGTGGATTATGGTGTACGGTTTCGGTCTATGGTTAGACCTGGAGATACGATTACCTGTAAAGGCACCATTGTTAAAGTTGAACCGTCAGACAAAGGAATGCTTGCTTATATACAAGTACAAGCGCTCACGCAAAATAATGAAGTAGTCATTAAAGGTAATGCAACGCTAAGGTTTGATCGATAG
- a CDS encoding MaoC family dehydratase N-terminal domain-containing protein, translating to MTDDFIGRWSTAVPNVVERGAVRKFADAIGDANPVYRDDEAAKKSRFGQLIAPPTFSRTFEYGIVEGFQLEGDGLIHGEQVFHFERPIYVGEEVYCSMRVADTYTRDGGSGKMTFYLFEQKGETATGELIFTAKMNVIRRDGGAS from the coding sequence ATGACAGATGATTTTATCGGTCGGTGGTCTACCGCAGTGCCAAATGTAGTTGAACGAGGAGCAGTACGCAAGTTTGCAGATGCAATTGGCGATGCTAATCCAGTGTATCGAGATGATGAAGCGGCAAAAAAATCTCGTTTTGGACAATTGATTGCACCTCCAACATTCTCGCGAACATTTGAATATGGAATAGTAGAAGGATTTCAGTTAGAAGGTGATGGGCTGATTCATGGTGAGCAGGTATTTCATTTCGAACGTCCCATCTACGTCGGCGAAGAGGTTTATTGCAGTATGCGTGTGGCAGATACATACACCCGTGATGGTGGATCAGGAAAAATGACGTTTTATCTATTTGAACAAAAAGGGGAAACTGCGACAGGAGAGCTTATTTTTACAGCTAAGATGAATGTAATTCGACGGGATGGTGGTGCTTCATGA
- a CDS encoding THUMP domain-containing class I SAM-dependent RNA methyltransferase: protein MMEYTFLATAPFGLEAIVARELEELGFHDRTVENGRVYFKADPLGALRCNLWLRTADRVMWVVGQFQAETFDELFEGTKALPWSDWLPRGARFPIEGRSVKSQLSSVPACQSIVKKAIATKLTETYRDSWLEETGPTFSVEVSLLKDQVTLAIDTSGQGLHKRGYRVETGPAPIKETLAAALVLLSRWKAHRPFSDPMCGSGTIAIEAAWIGAGIAPGLLRSFSMESFGWLSTQEIHDIRDEAEAVKEHIPPMNITATDIDAHAAALTTQHALLAGVGKYIQVSQQPLRQFSPVDPYGCLVSNPPYGERMGEDREVRMLYRQLGEIMRKQETWSTFILTSHEEFERLYGKRAEKNRKLYNGRIECHFYQYLGPLPPRPKKESEQQAHLA, encoded by the coding sequence ATGATGGAGTATACTTTTTTAGCTACAGCACCATTTGGACTAGAGGCAATTGTCGCACGTGAGTTAGAAGAATTGGGATTTCATGACCGTACAGTAGAAAATGGACGAGTTTACTTTAAGGCCGATCCACTTGGTGCCTTACGGTGCAATTTGTGGTTACGCACGGCAGATCGCGTTATGTGGGTCGTTGGGCAGTTTCAGGCTGAAACATTTGATGAATTATTTGAAGGAACAAAGGCTCTCCCATGGAGTGATTGGTTACCTCGTGGTGCTCGCTTTCCCATTGAAGGGCGATCAGTAAAATCACAACTATCTAGCGTTCCAGCCTGCCAGTCCATTGTGAAAAAAGCTATTGCAACAAAATTGACAGAAACCTATCGCGATTCCTGGCTTGAGGAGACAGGCCCTACTTTTTCAGTTGAAGTCTCCCTTTTAAAGGATCAGGTCACACTAGCTATTGATACAAGTGGACAAGGTCTACACAAGCGTGGGTACAGAGTAGAAACAGGACCTGCTCCAATCAAAGAAACATTGGCTGCTGCACTTGTATTACTCAGTCGTTGGAAAGCACATCGTCCCTTTTCAGATCCCATGTGTGGCTCAGGAACGATTGCTATTGAAGCAGCTTGGATTGGCGCTGGCATTGCCCCAGGATTACTTCGCTCATTTTCCATGGAGTCATTTGGATGGTTGTCAACACAAGAGATCCATGATATCCGCGATGAAGCAGAAGCTGTCAAAGAACATATACCTCCCATGAATATCACGGCAACAGATATCGATGCACATGCAGCTGCTCTTACTACACAGCATGCTCTTTTAGCTGGTGTTGGCAAGTATATTCAAGTCTCTCAACAACCACTTCGTCAATTTAGTCCGGTTGATCCGTACGGCTGTCTTGTAAGTAATCCTCCCTATGGCGAGCGGATGGGAGAAGATCGCGAAGTGCGCATGCTGTATCGCCAATTAGGTGAGATAATGCGCAAACAGGAGACTTGGTCTACGTTCATCTTAACTTCACATGAGGAATTTGAGCGGCTATACGGTAAACGAGCAGAAAAAAATCGCAAACTTTACAACGGGCGGATAGAATGTCATTTCTATCAGTATCTTGGTCCCTTGCCACCTCGTCCAAAAAAAGAATCTGAGCAACAAGCACATCTAGCCTAG
- the metH gene encoding methionine synthase, whose amino-acid sequence MSGTKKSIELRMQEKILILDGAMGTMIQQENLDADDFGSEDLEGCNEVLNLVRPLIIQAIHEAYLDAGADVIETNTFGATPIVLAEYGLADKTHEINVAAARIARAAVDKYSTVENPRYVAGSLGPTTKTLSVTGGATFDEMIDNYYQQVCGLLDGGVDVLLLETAQDMLNVKAAGIGIFKAFDQMGKRVPIMVSGTIEPMGTTLAGQNIEAFYISLQHLEPLSVGLNCATGPEFMRDHLRTLSSLAKSAISCYPNAGLPDEDGHYHESPASLAKKMEGFAQQGWINVAGGCCGTTPEHIRALAKTLQTYTPRVASPPQVSAISGIDPVYVEDSNRPLLVGERTNVIGSKKFRRLITNEQYEEASEIARAQVKSGAQVIDVCVADPDRDEIQDMERFLQFAVKKVKAPFMFDSTDPKVLERALRYSQGKAIINSINLEDGEKRFLEVVPLVRLFGAAVVVGTIDESGMAVTRDRKVEVARRSAELLVNKYHMSLEDLIFDPLVFPVATGDANYLGSAQETIEGIRLIKEALPEVKTILGVSNISFGLPPAGREVLNAVFLYHCTKAGLDYAIVNAEKLERYASISAEERKLAEDLLFLTNDETVATFTAFYREKKVVEKVSISSLSLEERIARYVVEGTKEGLVPDLETGLATYQPLGLINGPLMAGMEEVGRLFNANELIVAEVLQSAEVMKAAVAFLEPHMEKTDTAVKGKIILATVKGDVHDIGKNLVDIILTNNGYRIINLGIKVPPERLIAAYQEEKPDAIGLSGLLVKSAQQMILTAQDLKNAGIEVPLLVGGAALTKKFANTRIAPEYDGLVLYARDAMEGLDLANRLTDPTARERLVEELRTQMHSDVMPSTNKPQVVSDTSTRAVIIEEAAVFMPPDYSRHVLRDYPLPFIAPYLNWQMLLGRHLGLRGNVEKELANGNEKALSLKQLMDDLLNEAISEKSIKANAIYQFFPAKSEGNRIYIYDSNDHSRIIETFDFPRQTGDAQLCLADFVRPVTSEEMDYVAFFVVTTGAGIRVQSENLKDRGDYLRSHAVQALALELAESFAERLHHILRDSWGFPDAAELTMRERFIARYQGIRVSFGYPACPNLEDQEKLFALLHPEEIGVELTEGYMMDPEATVSAMVFSHPKARYFNVEA is encoded by the coding sequence ATGAGTGGCACAAAAAAATCCATTGAGTTGCGTATGCAAGAGAAAATCCTCATCCTCGATGGTGCGATGGGGACCATGATTCAACAAGAGAATTTAGATGCAGATGATTTTGGTAGCGAAGATTTAGAAGGGTGCAACGAAGTGCTAAACCTTGTTCGCCCTTTGATTATACAAGCGATTCACGAAGCGTATTTAGATGCTGGCGCAGATGTCATTGAAACCAATACGTTTGGTGCGACTCCTATTGTACTCGCAGAGTATGGCCTTGCAGACAAAACGCATGAGATTAATGTAGCAGCTGCACGTATTGCGCGAGCAGCTGTGGACAAGTATTCAACTGTAGAAAATCCGCGTTATGTGGCAGGCTCACTTGGACCTACAACAAAGACTTTGTCTGTAACGGGTGGGGCAACCTTTGACGAAATGATTGACAACTACTATCAACAAGTTTGCGGGCTATTAGATGGTGGTGTTGACGTGCTTTTACTTGAAACAGCGCAGGATATGCTCAATGTTAAAGCAGCTGGAATCGGGATATTTAAAGCATTTGATCAGATGGGAAAACGAGTACCTATTATGGTTTCAGGTACGATTGAACCGATGGGAACGACACTTGCTGGTCAAAATATTGAAGCATTTTATATCTCTTTGCAGCATTTAGAACCACTCTCTGTTGGGTTGAATTGCGCTACAGGTCCGGAATTTATGCGCGACCATTTGCGCACGCTCTCTAGTCTTGCTAAGTCTGCCATTAGTTGCTACCCTAATGCTGGATTACCAGATGAAGATGGTCATTATCATGAATCTCCAGCCAGTCTCGCCAAAAAGATGGAAGGCTTTGCACAACAAGGTTGGATTAATGTGGCTGGTGGATGTTGTGGTACGACGCCTGAACATATTCGCGCATTGGCTAAGACGCTACAGACATACACACCGCGGGTTGCATCTCCGCCACAGGTTTCTGCTATTTCTGGAATTGATCCAGTGTATGTTGAAGATAGCAACCGACCATTACTGGTTGGCGAACGAACAAATGTGATTGGGTCAAAAAAGTTTCGTAGATTGATTACCAATGAGCAATATGAAGAAGCATCTGAGATTGCTAGGGCACAGGTAAAGAGTGGGGCGCAAGTGATCGATGTGTGTGTCGCAGATCCTGACCGAGATGAAATACAAGATATGGAACGCTTCTTACAATTTGCTGTTAAAAAAGTAAAAGCTCCGTTTATGTTTGATTCAACCGATCCAAAGGTTTTAGAGCGAGCGCTTAGATATAGTCAAGGTAAGGCGATTATCAATTCAATTAATCTTGAGGATGGCGAAAAACGGTTTCTAGAAGTCGTTCCGCTTGTACGATTATTTGGGGCGGCTGTTGTCGTTGGTACGATTGATGAGAGCGGGATGGCTGTAACTCGTGATCGTAAAGTTGAAGTGGCGCGCCGATCAGCAGAACTACTGGTCAACAAGTATCACATGTCGCTAGAGGATTTGATCTTTGACCCATTGGTTTTCCCTGTAGCAACGGGTGATGCCAATTATCTAGGCTCAGCACAAGAAACGATCGAAGGAATTCGCTTAATTAAAGAGGCTTTACCAGAAGTGAAAACCATTCTTGGTGTGAGCAATATTTCTTTTGGATTACCTCCTGCAGGACGTGAAGTACTTAACGCGGTATTTTTGTACCATTGTACAAAAGCAGGACTTGATTATGCCATTGTGAATGCAGAGAAACTAGAACGATATGCTTCGATATCGGCCGAGGAACGCAAATTGGCTGAAGATCTTTTGTTTCTAACAAATGACGAGACTGTTGCGACATTTACTGCCTTTTATAGAGAAAAAAAGGTTGTAGAAAAAGTATCTATATCAAGTCTTTCCCTTGAAGAACGCATTGCTAGATATGTGGTTGAGGGGACAAAAGAAGGACTTGTACCGGATTTAGAGACAGGTCTTGCAACCTATCAACCGCTGGGATTAATCAATGGGCCTCTAATGGCTGGCATGGAAGAGGTTGGACGCCTTTTTAATGCTAATGAACTGATTGTCGCAGAAGTGCTGCAAAGCGCTGAAGTCATGAAGGCAGCTGTCGCCTTTTTAGAACCGCACATGGAGAAAACAGATACTGCTGTAAAAGGTAAAATTATTTTGGCAACCGTGAAAGGTGATGTCCACGATATCGGCAAAAATTTAGTGGACATCATATTAACAAATAATGGATATCGAATTATCAATTTAGGAATAAAGGTGCCACCTGAACGGTTAATTGCTGCGTATCAAGAGGAAAAACCAGATGCTATCGGACTTTCCGGATTATTGGTCAAATCTGCACAACAAATGATTTTGACGGCGCAAGATTTGAAGAATGCAGGCATTGAAGTCCCGCTGCTTGTTGGAGGCGCAGCGCTGACTAAAAAATTTGCCAATACACGTATCGCACCCGAATACGACGGACTAGTCTTATACGCTAGAGATGCAATGGAAGGATTAGATTTAGCCAATCGTCTCACTGATCCTACAGCGCGCGAGCGTTTAGTGGAGGAGTTGCGTACACAGATGCATTCGGACGTGATGCCATCCACGAATAAACCCCAGGTAGTCAGTGATACGTCCACGCGTGCGGTAATTATTGAAGAGGCAGCTGTATTTATGCCACCAGATTATTCTCGTCATGTATTGCGGGATTATCCTTTGCCGTTTATTGCACCGTATCTCAATTGGCAAATGTTACTCGGTAGACATCTAGGACTACGCGGTAATGTTGAAAAAGAGTTGGCGAATGGCAATGAAAAGGCGCTTTCTCTTAAACAACTAATGGATGACTTATTGAACGAAGCCATTTCTGAAAAAAGTATCAAAGCTAATGCAATCTATCAATTTTTCCCTGCCAAATCGGAAGGCAATCGTATATATATTTATGATTCGAATGATCACTCACGTATCATAGAAACATTTGATTTTCCTCGCCAAACAGGTGATGCACAACTTTGTCTAGCTGACTTTGTCAGGCCTGTAACGAGCGAAGAAATGGATTATGTAGCGTTTTTTGTAGTGACGACAGGTGCTGGTATTCGCGTTCAGTCAGAGAATTTAAAAGATCGTGGAGATTATTTGCGCTCGCATGCAGTCCAAGCTTTGGCGCTTGAGTTAGCGGAGTCTTTTGCAGAACGGTTACATCATATCTTACGCGATAGTTGGGGCTTCCCCGATGCGGCAGAATTGACGATGAGAGAGCGTTTTATTGCACGTTATCAAGGGATTCGCGTATCATTTGGTTATCCTGCTTGTCCTAATTTAGAGGATCAGGAAAAGCTATTTGCATTGCTTCACCCCGAGGAAATTGGCGTGGAATTAACTGAAGGATATATGATGGATCCAGAAGCGACAGTTTCAGCCATGGTATTTAGTCATCCCAAAGCACGTTATTTTAATGTAGAAGCTTAA